The following are from one region of the Pseudodesulfovibrio piezophilus C1TLV30 genome:
- the glpK gene encoding glycerol kinase GlpK: MVKYIGAVDSGTTSSRFIIFDEKGRIVGLDQKEHRQIYPGPGWVEHDPMEIWNNTQEVIRGALTKSGIKGKELAAIGITNQRETTVVWDRYTGKPFYNAIVWQCTRTHDICKDLTAEGGQDWFRSKTGLPIATYFSGPKIKWILENVPEAKSAADRGEAMFGTIETWIIWWLTGGPRGGAHVTDVTNASRTMLMDLETLQWDEEILGILGIPASGLARIVPSSDEGTWGPTSESGPLRARIPVCGAVGDQQAALVGQTCFAPGQAKNTYGTGCFLLMHTGHEPIQSQHGLITTLAYQFSGRKPSYCLEGSIAIAGALVQWLRDNLKMFQSAPEIEAMASKVEDTGGMYIVPAFSGLYAPYWRPDARGVMVGLTRYINRNHIARAVLEATAYQTKDIVEAMNKDSGVVLETLKADGGMVYNELLMQFQSDILNVPVVRPKVAETTCLGAAYAAGIAVGFWSGREELYNNWEEDKTWQPDMNEERRSSGYRGWGKAVKRTLDWVE; encoded by the coding sequence ATGGTAAAGTATATTGGAGCAGTGGATTCGGGGACAACTAGTAGTCGTTTTATTATTTTTGATGAAAAAGGGCGTATTGTCGGTCTTGATCAAAAAGAGCACAGGCAGATTTATCCAGGGCCGGGATGGGTGGAGCATGATCCCATGGAAATCTGGAATAATACTCAAGAAGTGATTCGAGGGGCACTCACTAAATCCGGGATCAAAGGGAAGGAACTGGCAGCCATAGGTATTACGAATCAGCGGGAAACAACTGTTGTTTGGGATCGTTATACAGGAAAACCTTTTTATAATGCCATTGTTTGGCAATGCACCCGAACTCACGACATTTGCAAGGACCTGACAGCCGAAGGTGGCCAGGATTGGTTTCGGTCCAAGACAGGGCTTCCCATCGCAACATATTTTTCCGGGCCAAAGATAAAATGGATTCTGGAGAATGTCCCGGAAGCAAAGTCTGCGGCAGACCGGGGTGAAGCCATGTTTGGCACTATTGAAACATGGATTATCTGGTGGCTGACTGGGGGGCCACGGGGGGGAGCGCATGTCACGGATGTCACGAATGCCAGCAGGACCATGCTCATGGATTTGGAGACATTGCAATGGGATGAAGAGATTCTTGGTATACTGGGAATCCCTGCTTCCGGTTTGGCTCGGATCGTGCCTTCGTCAGATGAAGGGACATGGGGACCAACTTCGGAGAGCGGCCCTCTTCGTGCTCGAATTCCTGTTTGTGGTGCTGTTGGAGATCAGCAGGCAGCCTTGGTCGGGCAAACGTGTTTTGCTCCGGGGCAGGCCAAAAATACATACGGGACCGGGTGTTTCCTCTTGATGCATACCGGTCACGAGCCAATTCAGTCTCAACATGGGTTGATTACAACTCTGGCGTACCAGTTTAGCGGGCGTAAACCGTCATACTGTCTTGAAGGTTCCATTGCCATTGCCGGTGCTTTGGTACAGTGGCTAAGAGATAATCTCAAAATGTTTCAATCCGCCCCGGAAATAGAGGCCATGGCTAGCAAGGTTGAAGATACCGGTGGCATGTATATTGTCCCGGCTTTTTCCGGGTTGTATGCTCCATACTGGCGACCGGATGCTCGTGGTGTCATGGTGGGGCTGACACGATATATTAACAGGAACCATATTGCACGTGCTGTCCTTGAAGCCACAGCCTATCAGACAAAGGATATCGTTGAGGCAATGAATAAGGATTCGGGGGTAGTTCTTGAAACTCTCAAAGCTGATGGGGGCATGGTTTACAATGAGCTTCTCATGCAGTTTCAGTCTGACATCCTTAATGTTCCGGTTGTTAGACCCAAGGTTGCCGAAACAACCTGCCTTGGGGCGGCATATGCGGCTGGGATCGCGGTCGGCTTTTGGTCAGGGCGTGAAGAATTGTATAATAATTGGGAAGAGGACAAAACTTGGCAGCCGGATATGAATGAAGAAAGACGAAGTTCTGGATATAGAGGATGGGGTAAAGCTGTAAAGAGAACGCTTGATTGGGTTGAGTGA
- a CDS encoding 4Fe-4S dicluster domain-containing protein: MTFFNLGLILALTICAVGLVFRFVQWGCVKRVFEDAKCLEQPPIPLNWLGVIGKGVQDILMLSRTLRGSGVRWLAHCLVFFGFMGLLFFHALDDLVTARFFPAYESPLDPWQLLRNLFGLITLVGLGLMILRRVIFPRLRSLSRTQDWTLLFVVGGIILSGFLLETSKVISPAVFDRMTNEYFIAEEGSDLTALKAFWSKENGVVFSIPLPLGDDMVSKGAQLSEENCSTCHSPTESAFVSRYMASVLGPLAQALNRSRADQVFWYCHIIFCFVGLAALPFGKFLHPLSVPINLLFRHGRRDGNTETNFIAQGVGMDACTRCGICSLHCSVAPIFTVLGTPDILPSEKLVSLKRFVQGKRFSWQEMNHFSEGSRICTECLRCTDICPSGINLQNLWLASKPLVSEQFPDSNRAIRQMRSEERIAVYADSSAPSSLSGLADNAESFWDCVQCTTCTSVCPVVAVSEDPSRDLDMTPQQIMNLLRMGLKDQALGVRMVWSCTTCYKCQEHCPQNIKVADVLYELRNIVAARKRERS, from the coding sequence ATGACGTTTTTCAATCTGGGATTGATTTTGGCGTTGACTATCTGTGCTGTAGGCTTGGTCTTCCGTTTCGTGCAATGGGGGTGTGTCAAGCGTGTTTTTGAGGATGCTAAATGCCTGGAGCAACCTCCCATACCGCTAAACTGGCTTGGCGTAATCGGGAAAGGGGTACAAGACATCCTTATGCTTTCCCGCACGTTGCGTGGAAGCGGCGTTCGTTGGCTTGCTCATTGTCTTGTTTTTTTTGGTTTTATGGGATTGCTTTTCTTTCACGCTCTTGACGATTTGGTCACTGCCCGGTTTTTCCCAGCGTACGAGTCTCCTCTTGATCCATGGCAATTGTTGCGGAATCTTTTTGGGCTGATAACCTTGGTCGGACTTGGGCTTATGATTCTACGTCGGGTAATATTCCCCCGCTTGAGAAGTTTGAGCCGTACTCAGGATTGGACTCTCCTCTTCGTTGTTGGAGGAATAATTCTTTCAGGTTTTTTACTAGAGACATCAAAGGTCATTTCTCCCGCCGTCTTTGATAGGATGACGAATGAATATTTTATCGCAGAGGAGGGCAGTGATTTAACGGCGCTGAAAGCATTTTGGAGCAAGGAAAATGGTGTCGTTTTTTCCATTCCCCTTCCGCTAGGGGATGATATGGTGAGCAAAGGAGCGCAGTTGTCCGAGGAAAACTGTTCCACCTGTCATTCTCCGACCGAGTCGGCTTTTGTTTCTCGTTACATGGCATCTGTTTTGGGACCACTTGCTCAGGCATTAAACAGAAGTCGAGCGGATCAGGTCTTTTGGTACTGTCATATTATCTTTTGTTTTGTCGGTCTTGCGGCGCTTCCATTCGGAAAATTTCTGCATCCTCTCTCTGTTCCCATCAATCTTCTTTTTAGGCACGGGCGTCGAGACGGTAATACCGAGACAAATTTTATTGCTCAAGGGGTGGGCATGGATGCGTGTACTCGTTGCGGAATATGTAGTTTGCATTGCAGTGTCGCTCCCATTTTTACCGTGTTGGGCACTCCAGATATTTTACCATCTGAAAAACTGGTCTCTTTAAAACGATTTGTTCAGGGAAAGAGGTTTTCCTGGCAGGAAATGAATCATTTTTCCGAAGGGAGCAGGATCTGTACGGAATGTCTACGATGTACGGATATTTGTCCGTCTGGCATCAACCTTCAGAATCTTTGGCTGGCATCCAAGCCACTTGTTTCCGAACAATTCCCTGACTCCAACCGTGCAATACGTCAAATGCGTAGTGAGGAACGAATCGCAGTCTATGCGGATTCGAGTGCTCCTTCTTCGTTATCGGGACTTGCGGATAACGCCGAATCCTTTTGGGACTGTGTACAGTGTACTACCTGTACCAGCGTGTGTCCGGTCGTGGCGGTGAGTGAAGATCCTTCGCGAGATTTGGATATGACTCCACAGCAGATAATGAATTTGTTGCGCATGGGATTGAAGGATCAGGCTCTGGGGGTGCGGATGGTTTGGAGCTGCACCACGTGCTATAAATGTCAGGAACATTGTCCTCAGAATATCAAAGTTGCTGATGTGTTGTATGAACTGCGAAATATCGTTGCAGCTCGCAAGCGAGAAAGAAGCTGA
- a CDS encoding CoB--CoM heterodisulfide reductase iron-sulfur subunit B family protein: protein MKFAYFPGCKIAHHLPWYGSSLEAVCAAVGIELVKLEFSCCGWPVRHESEVASLYSAVRNFIIAHRAGLPILTPCKCCFGNLKYAQSRMQEDVEQRTRVLQILHREGLVFPEAVPVFHLLNVLESHVGFQVLTGMTKTPLSGVRVACHYGCHALRPGIVTGFDDPLAPTLFERLVESIGAESVKWDLRLECCGHPLRGRDDKISDALMRKKLEDAASAGADVLATACTYCQLQFDRSRAKLPVNASLRLAPPAVLVTQLIGTALGLDETVLGVKENSIPWRRPVL from the coding sequence GTGAAGTTTGCTTATTTTCCCGGGTGCAAGATTGCCCATCATCTTCCTTGGTACGGATCTTCTCTGGAAGCTGTTTGTGCTGCTGTGGGCATTGAGTTGGTCAAGTTGGAGTTCTCCTGTTGCGGTTGGCCTGTTCGGCATGAGAGTGAAGTGGCGTCTCTTTACTCGGCTGTTCGCAATTTCATTATTGCGCACCGGGCGGGACTTCCTATTCTTACCCCTTGCAAGTGTTGTTTTGGCAATCTCAAATATGCTCAGTCCCGGATGCAGGAGGATGTTGAGCAGAGAACACGAGTGCTTCAGATACTCCATCGGGAGGGGCTTGTTTTTCCCGAAGCGGTACCAGTTTTCCACCTTCTGAATGTGTTGGAGAGCCATGTGGGATTCCAAGTCCTGACCGGAATGACGAAAACCCCTCTGTCAGGAGTGCGGGTGGCCTGTCATTATGGGTGTCATGCCTTGCGTCCCGGTATTGTCACCGGGTTTGATGACCCTTTGGCTCCAACTCTTTTTGAACGTCTCGTTGAGTCGATTGGTGCTGAAAGTGTTAAATGGGACCTTCGTCTGGAGTGTTGTGGGCATCCACTTCGAGGGCGGGATGACAAAATTTCGGACGCTCTCATGCGGAAGAAGTTGGAAGATGCCGCCTCTGCGGGAGCGGATGTACTTGCAACTGCGTGCACCTATTGTCAATTGCAGTTTGATCGTAGCCGCGCAAAACTTCCGGTCAATGCCTCTTTGCGTTTAGCTCCTCCTGCTGTTTTGGTAACACAGTTAATTGGAACAGCTTTGGGATTGGATGAGACCGTTTTAGGGGTGAAGGAAAACAGTATCCCGTGGAGGCGGCCTGTGTTGTAG
- the glpB gene encoding glycerol-3-phosphate dehydrogenase subunit GlpB encodes MTQEHQIYDVMVIGSGFAGMAAALFASNRGLSVVQAGSTGGIDFSTGFIDLMGVHPIEEGRRWKNPWKAIKAVVHDRPDHPYALLSDAEIRNGIDEFTDFLNEMGLDYVGANDHNICALTPAGTVKRTYRVPGSAWKGTEALTKRSATLIVDFHGLKGFSGTQLVESHIHDWPALRTVRLDFPGSRGELYPEHMAWALADPVNRVKLAESVVPHIHSAEYIGFPAVLGLNDPRMVIRHLEDMTGKQIFEIPTLPPSIAGPRLRAVFDRSLPHRGVRTLSQKMVEKVQVREDGTFLLEAGKGAAIVTVAAKNVILATGRFFGKGLKAQRHNVIEAVFGVPVIQPENRNNWHGDTFFTAKGHPLNMAGVEVDIHLRPLSGGRVLYENLYAAGTILAHHDWMRMKCGAGLAISTAYKAVQELQL; translated from the coding sequence ATGACACAGGAGCATCAAATATATGATGTGATGGTCATAGGAAGCGGTTTTGCCGGGATGGCTGCCGCTCTTTTTGCTTCGAATAGGGGGCTGAGCGTTGTTCAAGCTGGCTCGACCGGTGGCATTGATTTCAGCACCGGGTTCATCGATTTGATGGGAGTCCATCCCATCGAAGAGGGAAGACGATGGAAGAATCCCTGGAAAGCGATTAAAGCTGTGGTTCATGATCGGCCCGACCATCCGTACGCTTTGCTCTCTGATGCTGAGATTCGCAACGGTATTGATGAGTTTACTGATTTTTTAAATGAAATGGGTTTGGATTATGTAGGGGCTAATGATCATAATATCTGCGCCCTAACTCCCGCCGGAACCGTGAAAAGAACGTACCGTGTGCCGGGCTCAGCCTGGAAGGGAACAGAGGCTCTGACAAAAAGATCTGCGACATTGATAGTTGATTTTCATGGGCTCAAAGGATTTAGCGGAACTCAATTAGTTGAGTCCCATATCCATGATTGGCCAGCTCTCAGAACTGTGCGGCTTGATTTTCCCGGGAGTCGGGGAGAACTTTATCCGGAACACATGGCCTGGGCTTTGGCTGATCCAGTGAATCGAGTCAAGCTTGCCGAATCAGTTGTTCCTCACATCCATTCAGCAGAGTATATAGGGTTTCCAGCGGTTTTGGGCCTGAATGATCCTCGTATGGTCATCCGTCATCTTGAAGACATGACAGGAAAGCAGATTTTTGAAATCCCAACTCTCCCTCCCTCCATTGCCGGGCCTCGCCTTCGGGCAGTTTTTGATCGAAGTCTTCCCCATCGCGGAGTCCGTACCTTGTCGCAAAAGATGGTTGAAAAAGTGCAGGTTCGAGAAGATGGAACTTTTCTACTCGAAGCAGGCAAAGGAGCGGCCATCGTGACCGTGGCGGCTAAAAATGTTATTCTGGCGACAGGGCGATTCTTTGGAAAAGGGCTCAAGGCTCAAAGGCATAATGTGATAGAGGCTGTTTTTGGTGTTCCTGTTATTCAGCCTGAAAATAGAAATAATTGGCATGGCGATACCTTTTTTACAGCCAAAGGCCATCCGCTTAATATGGCTGGGGTCGAGGTTGATATACACCTACGTCCTCTTTCCGGTGGAAGAGTTCTTTATGAAAATTTGTACGCCGCAGGGACCATTCTCGCACATCATGATTGGATGCGCATGAAATGTGGTGCCGGGCTTGCCATATCAACAGCATATAAAGCTGTTCAAGAGTTGCAATTGTAG